A window of Malania oleifera isolate guangnan ecotype guangnan chromosome 2, ASM2987363v1, whole genome shotgun sequence genomic DNA:
aaccctagggaccagcacttCTCATATAAActtttttcttaaataactaattggttagggtcaaagattAGAGCTAAAATAAAGTttacttcagtcgaccgacgctagatttttaggcttaatttaaaagcttagTCGACCGAATAGATCGTAGGCTAGAAAGTTAATGTTTGActaagcctcagtcgaccgaccgaTTTGTGTTATAAAtgctttggtcaaccgaacgggtagaagtcaaatatttgacttcgCTCGGCTGACCGGCCCATTTTTGAACTGAgcatcttcggtcgaccgaacttcaaaagtatctttttccaccaacttggtcgaccgaactcgtagttcaaaattgacttggttgaccgaacctcattAGCGGTCAATCGAACTTTTgtaatggtcgaccgaacccacgaagggttccaGTTCACCTTGCCTTAGTCGACCGTCGGTTTCCCTGGTCAATCGAAGAATCTAAAAATCAAATCCCTTGTGAGCGCTTAGCCAATCGGTTCTGTGTTCGGTCAATAGACCTTGCATAACTCGGTCAACTGACTCGAGcttaggtcgaccgaacctctcgggaaAGGCCACTTTTAAATGCCTAAACACatttaaaaatcaattaaaatttttttaataatacccaacgGTCAAATTTTCACCCAATTCTATTTATACCCGTTCATAATTCATAATTAGCATGATGATTAGCtagaaaattctttgaaatttttatatcTTATTTTTACTCTTTCAAGCTAGTTTTTCATCCTATCCttgttatttatttgaaaaattatattcaAGAGAGCattctttatcttgggcattttattgtttacaaatcatattgtttaTACTCTCACATCCCATTCATTTTTCAgatcattatcttgagagtaaatctaATGTTTTCTTCATATATTCtcattgataaatattcttggagaAAAACTATTTCTTACTTGTGAAAAGCTCACTTActtgtgcttgcaaaaatatttttgagtcataaaccctagattctccagcACTTtacttagaaaaatatttttggagggaTTTCTTATTTGGgctaaaatctttgagcacttatCATAAACATCTCTATACAAAGATTATTTTAGGAGAAAATCACCACACTCacattgagcttcatttcatatcatatgtgaatgcattgagcttattgttgtacacatctgcttagtatagaagcattctttgttgtacaaaaattattttattcgaTCATCTGTTGCATTCTCGACGGgttgttggaagagggagactagtcctgtgaatagtcccggaattgctcagacctggttaggagagcaccagattggTTCAAACTCGGTTAGGAGAACTGAGTGCATTATCCTGATAAGGTGGtataaacggtgtcgctccagcCATGAGGTGAGCAACTAGTGAAATCtttttacttgtgagcttgaggcggggatgtaggcagtattggccaaatccCGATATCATATCATGTGTTCCATTATCTTCGCACTTTAATTTCCGTACATGTGTGGCATTATTTATTGtcttaattattttacatacatgctttgaatggttgtgaaatactaaGTCTACTATAACTATTTTCTTTATGTGCTCAGTTTTGTATTGTTGGATAATTGAAatatgtttagaaagaccctaggttgtggtatactacTTGTGGATTTGAATATAACCTAGGAAAAgcttttaaaatcccaattcaccacccctcttggaaatacaccaattccaacaaccaACGATTCAATACCCCTGAATCATCAAATAACAACAAATTTCTCTATAACAAGAATACCCCATCTTGTtaggcaacgattcaacaatcctgaatcgtcaaacaataagagaaacaagaaacTTGTGTACAAATAGAACTCTcaaaaagagcagattagtacaattgaataacaatatacttcaatcaataatcaatacaGAAAGATGAAGCTTAAATGATTGTGACCAAATTTCtgatttagaattgaaattctcAGTACAAACAAATCAGAAAAATCGTGGCTTTGTCAGCAATAGCACATCAATGCTTCAGTAGAATTTTCAGCAGttgtattttgaattttcaattcgTATGTGTTTGCTAGTTGTGATTAATTCATGTGAATAATATGTATTCATAGAGTACTAAAGTAAATTTTCATGTTACCTAAGATACTTCTAGTgtttccccaagtttttacaaagtttggggtcCAAGTAATCAGTTTTGAAAACTTTCCCTTGctattataaatttaaaactatGAAGGTCAGTCAACTGAAATTGTCGGGGTCAGTCACCTAATCCTTTATAATTCAGCAAGTTTTCAAACatagaatggggtcagtcgcctgaacctatgtgtaatgccccgaacccttaaacctgatCTGATGCGTTATACTTAATTAAATCATGATATTCCATAAATAAATACCATATACGctgcggaaaacataactatgatccttaatcataataatatataccagagtttactattactatctataatccataataaccattcatcaTATGTATTCTCATATTTACACATATCTCCAAGAACAATTGGTATTCACTAACACGTgtatgttccacaaccatccataatTTCCAGAAGACTtaaagataaaaacataaaacataacttatatgcatcccaaaatatcatcaaaatgtttataccctttctctttctaaccccaaaaatgctatcaaccttgagctctctaagcctgATCTCGTGGAGATCTTGAAAAGATAAAttcgtattcgggtgagacacatctcagtaagggaataaatagtatatattaaaatagcgtgtggtcaacatgagattataatcaacattttaatatcatttgcaaaccattaacataaattctggaatcattttctgaacctaatcatacatatgcaaagtatttacccacaagactacccaaggataggggtgattacccacacatacaagtagcacccctctgccctgatacattaggcaacccaaaggtcacaactgaagcatactagggcactcaccttacttagtaagccctcaagtgatcgATTGATTTcgaactcacacagttcatacaaaggtttattAGCGAAGACCCcagagaatagggaaatctacccgcccatacaaatagtttccctctgcgcTAGagcattatgcagcctactgttacatttgatactactagtgcacttgcctttctcagcgagcccttaggcgaagagtttgccccgccttaacgtaacatgttctactaacataaatactgataataccataatacattattctgtttgtcgttattcaatcatccataactattcatgttcataattttagcatttcataacatttcaatTTATGTAagctttcacattttacatcgttcccatttcatatttcatatccatttcattcacatttccatttcatttcattcattcgtactacaactccttttagttgttcaTCAGTTTGTCCACATATAtatgcgctagaatttgctaacacagctccttttagctgtcattgcataCTTGGTTGCATTAccaaacacaagcaacatgatccttataacatttcattaacaaTGTATTTCTTacatagtctgcatctcatacatataacatatgttcaAATAGCATTACTATCCACTCATGCCCCACATTTTAGTAgaaaaattcatacattgtctgtaaaataagccaaccatcatttaacgtttatataccgaaaatataccttcatttcttacataattattctgaaaatattattcactttcatcaattcattttcacatatacatagctaaataagcaaccctaagctcagaaaacattaTTTACACGCTTGGCaatttatacccacatgaaaacatatatacatatataacatagtccattttcatataatatatgaaaacctgatttaatatataaatttcgtCCTTACCTGAATCCTTAAACTACACCAATAGGTATCCTGAACCgatgcctgtgatgctcacccggtctctggttcaaaaaccctaatttaattaaataaacctcaaataaactactatttctgcattttctcaacttaataaccttaaataaacttttaaaagcCTACAATTGAGAATCCAGACCCTTACCTTAACTTAAAAGCGTTTCTCGAAAAGCCCAGTTTAAGAAACTGTTCCGCTAGATATGTAGataatcttccctagaacaccatagTAACCTTCGATCGTCAATTCGGGTTGAATCCAGGTCGGATTCtcagagagaaggtagagagatAAGTTTtgagagagaaaaatggagaaGAATTGAATTTCTTCGCCAAAAAGCTTCCCTATTCCTTTATATACTCGTTTTTGCCatgtggactcgttgacgagaagataggaCTCCTCGACGAACCACTAAAGTACACTCGTTGACAAGGCCGTGGACTTGTCGACAAGTTTCAGAACAGTCAAATACCTCTCGGttaatcctcatcgacgagacatgcatactcggcgaCGAGACTCACAAGATctcttgtcaacgagaaaatcctgcttgtcgacgagcaccTACTTGTACccttttaccatttttttttccttttcttctatttccccttttcctttttattttctaaacttttcttttcccctctttttctttattccttatttatctttttcatctattatttttcttaattattttatcattaaaatttccCGGGTTATTACACTATGGGGCCAGTCACCTGAGTCACTTCTGTTTGCTTTCTTAAAAAGCACATAAAAGGGTTGGTCAGCTGATCAATCAAGGTCAATCGCTTGAACTTACAACTTTTATGAATTTAAcaaatttgtttccaaaaacttctTTAGCCTTTAAATTTGGAATATTGAAATGAtacttttgaaatatattttccatggttttcaaaaacgGGTCCCTAAGTCAATAATAaatcctaagagtttcatgcatcaatattgaattgtttgaagtacttacatgagacttcttaaggaCTATGACTTTCTAATCATTAAGttttcatgtatttgctttgttTTCAATGTTTTCGTGTATTTGCTTTGACGTCCTTCATAGCTCATTGACTTAAATACATACTTCATCAAGTTTTTCTAACTTTAAGTACAAGCTTTTAATAGACTTTTtaagcacttgatcttgatcttttaTCAGCACACTGCCATGAAACTTCAcctaatcaaatatgttaagtccctttgatttattatcatcaaaataagattctaaatcTTGCGTGACCAACaataaaatcaattacaaaatacttttactatttttaaattgttatatctaataaaaattttattataaagtaaattttaaaagtataataattaagtaaaataattataatatattttatttttattataataacttttttaatatggtttatttttaagcttattattttaattatatttttataatattatttaaaattcaatttatattaatttttataaatgttaaacAAAAGATTGTTGTTTCTAgttctgatttttaatttttatttctttaatattttagAGTAATGCGCACCATAATTAGATAAACAAATGGATCGGTTCTTTGCCCCAATAACGGGGAAAGAAGATCCGATTTCGCGTTATTCGGGTCGACTATGTCGTGACTTTAGCACGGCTTCATCATATGGAGGTCCTCACGCCGAGCTAACGGCCCCCCGCCATGGATGTGTGCTGAACTGCGTGTCGTCTCCTTCAATAACAGGACAAAATCCTTCCTAATGCAttacaaaaccctaaattttatcAAACAATCGCTTCAGCGAGTCGCAGATCCTTAGAGCTGGTAGGATTGAGGTTAGCAATTTTCCGATGTTTTGTTGCCGTTTAGCACGAATATCAGCTCTGCCTGCGTGCGTGTGCGCTTGTGTGCGCGTAAAAACAAACAGGAAAGAAAAGAAATGTTTGTTTGGGAATTGGTGAAAGGAAGCAAAACGCTCTCATGTCCAATTAATGGCTCCTAGCTGTGAGtttttttctgaaaatcaaaacaacaaaataatataatttcgattttaaatatatatatatatatatatatatatatatatatatattttcactttCTTTTCCTCCTTTTTCTGAGCAGCTAAAAATCAAAGTTTTAAAAAATGATCTGTTTTTTGGAAGTTTCTCTTTGGTTTAGCATTTTAAAAGTACTTCATCGAGATCAGCTTTTAGCAATACTCCTAAAAATATTATAAGGTAATAGCGTTGTTTTTGAGGCATCCAAATGTTTAGTCCAAGTGATTCAGCAGCTAGTATTTGTGGGTTTGAGTGAAGAAACGGTTCATTTTCGCATTAGTTGCGGTTTCTATAAATGTTTTTGAATATATGCTCGCTGTGTCAATATTgatgttgttggatatgtggtgTTGTATTGTATAGGTGAATGGCTAACctgaagaaataaaataattccATGTTTATTAGATCAATGGCTGCTACAGAAGCAGTTCTGCAAATTCCCTGTGGGGTTGTGCCTGGCCTTTGTCATTTGGATTCATATTTTAACAAGTCATGTTCAATTCATAGCTTCAAATCCCAAGTAAGAAGTATAAGGAAAAATGCTCTTGAGAGCACACTGCAACAAAAATGTTCGAGTGGGCTTCGAAGTTGTGGGAGGATTTATGCTCGACAAGATGTGCATGGCCTTCAACAAAAATGTTCGAGTAGGCTTTGGAGTTGTGGGAGGATTTATGCTCGACAAGATGTGCATGGCCTTTCTAATGGAAATACTCCAGTCAACAGGTTGGATTCTTTAAGTTGCAACTGCCGACCTGTTGGAAGTGTTAGTGGAGTAACTGCAGAGGATGGAAATGGGGCGTTTATTATTAGGGAATCAAATAAATCAAATCCTACTCTCATGAATGGTGTGACTCCTGATTCAAATGTTCCAGAGTTTGATCCAATTaaacaattgaaaaatgaaaCAGAGAGATCTTTGTCAAAGAGTAAGCTTGCTGCTGCTGGAAAAATTATTGATGGATTGGGAAGGGCTAATGTAAATTCCATTGAGGATGAAGCTTGGAATCAACTGCGTGAATCTATTGTTTTTTATTGTGGTAATCCGGTTGGAACAATTGCTGCAAATGACCCAAGTGATTTGAGCATTCTAAACTATGATCAAGTCTTCATTCGTGATTTTATACCTGCTGGCATGGCTTTCCTTCTGAAGGGCGAGTATGATATTGTACGGAACTTCATCCTTTGCACCCTTCAACTGCAGGTAATTAAATAACTCCTTGTCTGATTGTTAATTTAACATGACACTTGTGTATAAATATGCCTGGTTGACAAGTATTTTAACAGAATAGTTTTTGAATCCATGAGTAGAAGTGTGCTAATTATTATACTCTACCTTAGTATAGTGTTTTAATGGAATAGTTCTTTGAATCCACGGGTAGAAGTGTGTTAAGTATTATACTTGACCTTAGTATATATCCCTCTTTCTTTTTCATGTTCTGAACGTTTCATGCAGCTCCTAGTTTAGGTCAATAGGATGGCACTTACACTCTTTTAAGCTCATTGTGAAGACTTTAGTTTCAAGAGTAGATGAAAATTATCAAAGCTTCTATCATTTCAGTTGAAAATTAATGTCATGAAATCATGCTTATGGTATCTGATTGCAATCATGCTCAAGTTATCCTATTCCTGGCGCCTCTTTTTGATATTTACTGTTGTATCTTCCTATTCCAGATGGCTCTCACTTGATCTTTATCCTTCTATATTCAACTCTATAATTCAGACCATAGTCTCTCATCTTTAGccttttataaaagaaaaaaaaaaaggaagtggaaaatatttttggcaatTTCCTATGTTTATTGTTGTTCATAGACAgaattaataaactgtatttaGAGAAGTATAATTGGACAGTTTTATTGTACTTTGGTTGCTTTTTCAATATTATGTGATTTTGATTAGCTTTCATGAtacatgcttattttttaatgaaactatTCATTGTAAGTGTTACAGAACTCCTTCCCTCGAAGTGACTAAGACATTTTGACATCACTTTGAAATTGATGTCTTACTCCATGACTTATCGGGGAAGGAGTCCTCAAACACttgggcatcaaggggatgccacccaaTTGCAGTGAAAGAcaacaaaaaatataaagaacTATCCTCACTGTAGCGTGTCAAAGAAATCAAGGATTACATTAACATCCATCACAACCGGCCCATTGTGCTAGTTGGATATCAGTTGTCCATTGATCCTTGACAAACATAAAGGGGCGAAACAGATCCTTCAAAAGCTCTCCTGTTTCTTTCCTCACACTGACTGAAAATGGCAAGGGGGATAAGGGAAAGAGCCTTCCTTCTATCCTTATTGGAGCGCCTGCTTTTCCAAGCCCAGAGCTCACCCTCTACAGTTCCAGAAGTGACCCACTTCTGCATGATCACGGAAATGACCAAGTTCCAGAATCTTCTAGTCGAGGAGCAGTGCAAGAGAAACTGCTCAACTGAGTCAGCCTGCTCAACATGAGAAACACCTATTAACGACTGGCAAGGTGTTGTTCCTGTGATACGTATTTTATCGCATAGATGATTTCTTTTCAAGATGAATATTCCATAATCCAATATTATAGCTCTTTGATCACTTTGACTTAAAAAGTAATATTACATTTATAGTCGATCCTTGGAATGAATCCCATTTGTTTCTCCTTGTGATGATGAATGACCTACTTTGTTCATtatatttatgtatgtttatGTGCAACACATATGATGTTGAATTTGTATTCTTTCAACAATCTTGGCGGTAGTCTTGAGATTTTCTGGGTTTATTAAATGATGAGGATCTGACTTGTGCAAGGTTCCCATGAAAGAGATACATTTGTTAAATGACAACTCCATTACGGTCTTATTAATAATGCTAacatactatttaatttttttttaacttaaaatATTCCCTTTATTTTTTTGGTCTCCATTTATTGACAGAGCTGGGAAAAAACCATGGACTGCCATAGTCCTGGTCAAGGACTGATGCCTGCCAGTTTCAAAGTGCGCACTGTTCCACTTGATGGCGATGATTCTGCAACCGAGGATGTGTTGGATCCTGATTTTGGTGAGGCAGCTATTGGCCGTGTTGCTCCAGTTGACTCTGGTAAATAGCTTCTTTGTTCAAGAAattaatttctgaaaataaatggaTTAATGAATTCCTCAACTTTAAGTGAGCTTCCgtaaattttattatttcaattcaGGACTGTGGTGGATCATATTGTTACGAGCATATGGAAAATTCTCTGGGGACTTTTCAGTTCAGGAGAGAGTTGACGTGCAAACTGGAATTAAAATGATTCTGAAGCTCTGTCTTTCTGATGGTTTCGATATGTTTCCAACTTTATTGGTGACAGATGGTTCATGCATGATTGATCGACGCATGGGGATTCACGGCCACCCTTTGGAAATTCAGGCAAATCACAGTTTTCCATCAAACTGCTTGACCGTAATTCTAATGGGTTTTTTCCCCTTTATTTTTCTGTCAGTTTGACCGTTACTAATCAATTTCCTTTACAAAAAATTCTAGCTCATCTATTTCACTACATAAAATGCAAATCCACAGTTATGGACCTTATGGTGTGGTGAATCAGTGATACATAGTTCTCTCTGTGTGAGTAGACAGTTCCCTCACACACATTGCAATATCTGATATTCTGACTTTCTAAGGAAAATTCCTGGGTTGGCAAGCCTTCAAGTTGAAGGAAAAGAATAATTTTGAGAAGCTGAATTTTTTAAGTTAAATGAATCCGTTTCCCTCGCTCAACCTCTTTGGATGTGTTTGTTCTCGTTAGTTATGAGTTTactagagaaaatatttgagGGAAAGGTTTCATAGGCTGCccagtgtttt
This region includes:
- the LOC131148109 gene encoding alkaline/neutral invertase E, chloroplastic-like codes for the protein MFIRSMAATEAVLQIPCGVVPGLCHLDSYFNKSCSIHSFKSQVRSIRKNALESTLQQKCSSGLRSCGRIYARQDVHGLQQKCSSRLWSCGRIYARQDVHGLSNGNTPVNRLDSLSCNCRPVGSVSGVTAEDGNGAFIIRESNKSNPTLMNGVTPDSNVPEFDPIKQLKNETERSLSKSKLAAAGKIIDGLGRANVNSIEDEAWNQLRESIVFYCGNPVGTIAANDPSDLSILNYDQVFIRDFIPAGMAFLLKGEYDIVRNFILCTLQLQSWEKTMDCHSPGQGLMPASFKVRTVPLDGDDSATEDVLDPDFGEAAIGRVAPVDSGLWWIILLRAYGKFSGDFSVQERVDVQTGIKMILKLCLSDGFDMFPTLLVTDGSCMIDRRMGIHGHPLEIQALFYSALLCAREMLAPEDGSADLIRALNNRLVALSFHIREYYWIDMRKLNEIYRYKTEEYSYDAVNKFNIYPDQIPPWLVEWMPNKGGYLIGNLQPAHMDFRFFSLGNLWSVTSSLATIDQSHAILDLIEAKWADLVAQMPLKICYPALEGQEWRIITGSDPKNTPWSYHNGGSWPALLWQLTVACIKMNRPEIAEEAVKVAERRITGDKWPEYYDTRGARFIGKQARLFQTWSIAGYLVGKLLLANPDAAKNIINEEDSDLVNAFSTMISASPRRKRPWKIAQKTYII